In the Psychromicrobium lacuslunae genome, GATGGTCAAGCCCGAGGCAGCCAATCTCGTGATGGCCAGCGCCGCGATCAGTATTCCAAAGACGGGCAATCCACTAACCGACGCTACGGTAATGATTCATCGCGATTTGAAGGGGGCGACCGATCTGATCGACCAAGTTCAGATCGACGTTCAGATCGACGCTCGGACGCTTCGCGCCAGGACCGATCCTCCGGCCAGCGGTGGGAGTCTCGGGGCGGAAGATCGAGCGAGAGCGACCGCGCTGAACGGCCCGACGGTGATCGTTTTGCTCGCAACGCCCGCTCGGATCGACCTTTCAATGGCGAACGCCGGGCCCCGTGGAAAGACCGTCAAGACCGTCAAGACCGGCCTGATCGTCAAGACCACTCACATCGTGGCGACCGTGGCGACAAAACCGGCCGGGGCAGTGAACGGCGGTTCAATAAGGACCGCGACAAGGACCGCGATGCGAATGGCTACCGGCGGTTCGCCTCGGCCAATGATCGCGGATCGGAGCACAATCCTCGCGCAGAGCAAAGGGACCGGTCCGAGGCCCCAGCGAAGGTGCACAATCCGCGTGACTTGCGCAGCGCCAATCGTCCCGAGCGGGAGCGCTCGCCAGATATCGAAGAGGGCGTTACCGGTGCGGAGCTAGACAAGGTCACCAGGGCGCAGCTGCGCACCTTGGAAACTCGCAATGGTGAGTGGGTGGCCAAGCATCTGGTGATGGCAGGCCGACTGATTGACGACGATCCAGAGCTCGCTTTCCAGCACGCGCTCGCCGCCAGCCGACGTGGCGGCAGGTTGGCCGCGGTCCGCGAGGCCGTCGGACTGACCGCTTACGCTGCGGGTCACTACGGTGAGGCGCTACGAGAATTCCGCACCTTCCGGCGGATCTCCGGCTCCAATGTGCATCTGCCGCTGATGGCGGATAGCGAACGTGGCCTGGGGCGTCCGGATCGGGCACTTGATATTGCCCGTGGCGAGGAGGTCGCCGAGCTGGATGTGGCCGGTCAAGTGGAACTTGCCATGGTGGTCTCCGGGGCCCGGGCCGATTTAGGTCAGCAGGACGCCGCTTTGGCTGCCTTGGAGATCCCTCAACTGGATAAGAACCGAGCGTTCTCCTACTCGCCGCGACTCTTCCGTGCTTATGCGGATGCCCTTGAAGCCGTCGGGCGTGCCGAGGAAGCCAGTTCTTGGCGGCGTCAGGCAGCACTTGCCGATCATGCCTTGAGCGGTGATGAGGAGCCCGAGATCATTGATCTCGATGAGGATGGAGACGGAGACGGAGAAACCGACTCGGCGGCACCTGAACAGTGACCCAGAGCCTGATTAGCGGCTTTGACGCGCTGCTCAGCGATCTGGACGGCGTGATTTACGCCGGGCCGGAGGCGATTCCGGGTGCAGTTGAGACCCTGCAACGGCTGCGACAAGATGGGCTAGCGCTCGGGTACATCACCAATAACGCTTCCCGGACAGCTGAGCAGGTGGCCGAGCATCTGCGGCAACTAGGTGCGCCAGCCAACGCTGCAGAGGTGTTCGGCTCGGCCCAGGCCGGTGCTGCGCTGCTTGCCGAAAAAGTGCCCCGCGGCGCTAAAGTTCTAGTCACCGGGAGCCAAGCTCTGGCGGCTGAAGTGGAAAGCCACGGGCTGCAACTGGTTGGTAGCGCCGAGGAACAGCCGGATGCGGTGATTCAAGGTTTTGACCCCAATCTGGGCTGGGCCGACTTGGCCGAGGCAGCCTACGCCATTAACGCCGGTGCGCTCTGGGTGGCCACCAACACTGATCTCACCATCCCACAGTCCCGCGGCGTTGCCCCCGGCAATGGTTCTCTGGTCGACGCGGTGAGCAACGCCACCGGCACCCGGCCGTCGGTGGCAGGCAAGCCGCAGCCCACCATGTTCCGGCTGGCTGCGGAGCGGCTCGGTGCACAACGGCCCTTGGTGGTGGGGGATCGCTTAGACACCGATATTCTGGGCGGCAACCGGGCACAGATGGCAACCGCGCTGGTGCTGACCGGCATCGATTCTGCCTGGCATGCCTTGACCGCGGTGAGCGCTGAGCGGCCTAATTTCCTGCTTGGCGAACTGGCTGAACTAGGCCGGGTTTATCCCTTGGTTGATCGGGACGGAACTGGCTGGCGCTGCCGCGCTGCGGAGGCGAGCGTCGCTGACGATAGAATCACCATCTCCGCGCCGGAAGGTGATCTGGACGGTTGGCGAGCGGCTTGCGCTGCTTGGTGGTTCGAGCATCCCGAGACCGAGCAAACCACCGCGCCAAGGCTAAACTGGCAGCATGGCTGATACCGAAGAATTCAAGGCACCGAGTGGCCAGAGTTCCTTGCTCAATTCAGAACCGGCGAATTGGCCTGAGGCGGTCACCGCGACCGGGGACTCAGCAGTGGATCAGGTGCTCGGCGGTCTTGACGAATTGCCTGAAACGCCAATTGACGAGCATCCCGCCAGCTATCAGCGGTTGCACGATGAATTGCTTGCCGAACTCGAGTCCGGCCCGGGTAATGCCACGACTTGATCAGGAGCTAGTCAGCCGCGGCTTGGCCCGGTCCCGGACCCAAGCCGCCAAGTTGATCGCCGAGGGTGCTGTACAAATCGGCGCCGTGAAAGCCAGCAAAGCATCCCAGCAGATCGCGGCAGAGCAGCACGTTGAAGTCACTGCGAGCCTATCGAATCGGTACGTCTCTAGGGCAGCCTACAAACTGCTTGGGGCACTGAGCTGCTTCCCCGAGGTGACAGTGCCGGGCAAAACTTGTCTCGACGCCGGTGCATCTACCGGCGGCTTCACCCAGGTACTTTTAGAGGCAGGAGCTGCCAGCGTCTTCGCGGTTGACGTGGGACATCAGCAACTGGTCCCGGAACTTCGGGATGATCCTCGGGTGAAGGTTTTCGAGGGCCTCAATGTGCGGGATCTTCAGGTATCCCAGCTCGGCAGCCAAGCTGAGCTGACGGTAGCCGATCTGTCATTCATCTCACTGAAACTGGTGATTGATGCCTTGGCAGCAGCAACCGCTCCGGGCGGTGATTTGTTGCTGATGGTCAAGCCACAGTTCGAAGTCGGCAAAGAACGGTTGGCTAAGACCGGGGTGGTTTCCGCGGCGGCGGAGCGTCGTCGAGCGGTTAGCGGGGTGGCCGAGTCGGCGGTTGCCGCTGGGCTCGCGCTGCGTGGCTTGGCAACTAGTCCGCTTCCCGGCCAGGATGGGAACGTTGAGTACTTTCTTTGGCTGAGCCGAATAATGCCGCAGCAGTCTAAGCTCGGAGTGCAGCAGTTCTTAGCGCAACATTGGCCTGCTGAAGGATCGCCGAAGCAAGCGGAAGGAACGGAATGAGTCTTGAACGTCGAGTGCTGATCCTTGCCCATACCGGCAGGGAAGATTCGATGATCGCCGCCCTGCAGGTCTGTGAACAATTGCAGGCAGCCGGACTGCGCGCGGTGATGACCGCTGAGGACATCACCGACATCCTGACCCACTTCGGCCCGCTACAGGTACCGGCTCAGACCTTGGGACAGGGCGTGGAGCTTGCCCAGTTGGAGCTAGTGATGGTGCTCGGCGGGGACGGTACCATCTTGCGAGCGGCCGAATTAGTGCACGGTCTCGACGTGCCGCTGCTCGGTGTCAACCTGGGACATGTTGGTTTCTTAGCCGAGAGTGAGCGTGCCGATCTAGCTCAGACAGTTGACTGGGTGGTGAAGAAAACCTACACCGTGGAAGAGCGGATGACGATTGATGTCACGCTCTGGGTGGCCGGTGAAAAGGCAGCGCATACTTGGGCTCTCAATGAGGTTTCGGTGGAAAAAAGTGACCGAGAGCGGATGCTGGAGGTGGTCACCGAGGTCGACGGCAGGCCGCTCAGTGCTTTCGGCTGTGACGGCGTCGTGATGGCAACGCCGACCGGTTCCACTGCTTACGCCTTTTCGGCGGGCGGGCCGGTTGTCTGGCCGGGCGTCGATGCCATGTTAATGGTGCCGATCAGTGCCCACGCGCTGTTTGCTAAACCTTTGGTGGTTTCGCCGCAGTCTCGGCTTGCCGTTGAAGTCCTGGAGCGCAATGGTGCGCACGGGGTGATGTGGTGTGACGGCAGGCGCTCCTGGCCGCTGCCGCCGGGGTCGCGCATCGAAGTGACTCGTTCAAACATTCCAGTTCGGCTGGCACGCACCTCTGATGTGCCGTTCTCGGCGCGCCTGGTACGCAAATTCCAATTGCCCATCCAGGGCTGGCGGGGACCAGTGCCCGAAGCTGAGCGGGCCGGTACCAAGCCGATTCCGGTGGTCCGGGCGAAGCGGCGGATGCCGTTTAACCCTGGTGCGCAAGCAGCCGAGACGACAGAGATGTCAGCACGATCGGAAACGAGTGGTGATCTGGGCTCAGAGGGGGAGGCCACTCAGTGATTGAAGAAATCCGAATCAGGGATCTCGGCGTGATAGCCGAGGCGACGCTGCCTTTGGAACCCGGCTTTAACGTGGTCACCGGTGAGACCGGGGCGGGTAAAACCATGGTGGTAACCGCTGTCGGTCTGCTGTTGGGTGCCCGTTCCGACGCTGGTGCAGTGCGTCTGAGCGCAAAGGCCGCTGCCGCTGAAGCAACTGTGCAGCTCTCCAATGAACATTCGGTGCTGCAACAGGTTGCGGACGCAGGAGGTGAAATCGAAAGCTTCCAAGGGGGCGCTGAACTCCTGCTCACTCGTACGGTTGCGGCTGATGGCCGTAGCCGGGCGATAGTAGGGGGCCGAACGGCTCCGATCGCGGTGCTCGCCGAAATCGGTCAGCAATTAGTAGTGGTGCATGGTCAGTCCGATCAGATCAGATTGAAGAGCGCGGCTGCGCAGCGCGAGGCATTGGACTCCTTTGCCGGACCGAAATTCGCGGTAGCCCTGGAAGAGTACCAAAACCGTTACCAGCGTTGGCGCCAAGCGCAGCAGGAACTCGAGCATTTGCGCAGCCAGGGCCGAGAACGGGCAGCGCAAGCCGCCGAGCTCAGCACGGCGCTCGCGGAGATCGATCAGGTTGACCCGCAGCCTAATGAAGACGAAGATCTCAAGGTCGAGGCGATTAAATTATCGAATGTTGAGTCGCTCCGCTTGGCGGCCGGGCAAGCGCAAGAAGCATTGATCGCCAGTGAATACGGCGACGACGTCGATGCCAGTAGCTTGGTGGACTCCGCGAAGCGCGCTCTGGAGCAGGTTGCCGAACACGATGAAAGTCTGGCGGCGGTAGCGGCCCGGGTAGCCGAGTTGGGGTATCTGATCGCTGATGCGGCTGCTGAACTGTCTAGTTATCTCTCGACTTTGGATGCCGACGCTCCAGGGCGGTTGGCAGCCATTGAGGACCGTCGGGGTGAACTCGGGGCCCTGACCCGGAAGTACGCGCCGAGTATCGATGAAGTGTTGCAGTGGGCGGCTGCTTCACGGGCCCGGCTGGATGAATTGCAGGATGATTCGAGTCGAATCGAGGAGCTGCAGGCCGAGGTTGAGGCGGCAGATGCCGAGTTGAGCGTGCTGAGCAATGAACTGACTCAGCAACGTCGAAGTGCTGCGGTTGAGTTATCGACCCGGGTGACCAAGGAATTGGCTGCCCTGGCAATGGCTGAGGCGAAATTGCAGATCGAGGTGACCGATGCCGCGCGCGGCCCACAGGGTGCCGATGAAATTGCCTTCCTCCTGCAACCACACCCCGGTTCCCCGGCCAGGCCGGTCGGTAAGGGGGCATCCGGTGGCGAGCTCTCCAGGGTGATGCTCGCGATCGAAGTGGTATTGGCCGCCGTGGATCCGGTGCCGACCTTCGTCTTCGATGAGGTCGACGCTGGCGTCGGCGGTAAGGCAGCAGTGGAAATCGGTCGTAGATTGGCCATGCTGGCGAAGCACGTCCAAGTCCTGGTAGTGACTCATCTGCCTCAGGTAGCAGCTTTCGCCGATAATCACATCAGGGTGCTCAAAACATCGGAAGGTGGCTTCACTTCTTCCGATGTGCGGGCGCTGGGTGATGCCGAGCGAGTCCGCGAGCTGGCCCGGATGCTGGCCGGCCAAGAAGATTCGGCGAATGCTCAAGCGCACGCCCAGGAACTGCTGGACGAGGCACGAGGTTAATCGGGTCCCAGTTCGGCAGCTGAGATAGGACGGCTCAGCTCAGCCGCGAAAGTTCACGGACGGTGCGGACCATCATGGCGTGCACCACGAGCGGATGGAATACTCGTACCGGCAAGAAGTACAACCTACCTCGCCAGTTCTGAAAAGCCACTGCCGTAGTGGTCCGCAATAACAAGCGTTCCGCGTCGAAGGCGACACCGCAACGAAAGTTCAGATGTGAGTCGTCGGCTATGATCAACGCTTCTTCGCCGTACACCTTGATCCGATCGAAGACAGTGCGCGGTGCGCGTTTGATTCCGATCAGTCCGACCAGCATTTGTCGTAAGCTCATGAGCGTTACCACCCAACGAGGCATCGTCTGCGCCGAAAACATGGTGCGTGCCCAGACTTCCGGATCTGTGACCTTGCTCGCGGCCGAATTCGATGAAACCGGCACCATAATCACGTCGGCGTAGTCAGGACGTGGCATATCGGCCAATGCGCTCGAGCTAAAACGGGGTTGCTCCATGCGTGTCAGTCTAGTCAAGTCGTAAATCGATGATAGGCTTGAATTCCGTGGTGCAGCGATCATTCTCCCGGTTCTCAAGTCCCTCCAGCAACTCTTCGGCGGCTCTTACCCGCCATATTTTCGTCACTGGAGGCGTGGCTTCTTCCCTCGGCAAAGGCCTGACCGCCTCCAGCCTGGGACATCTCCTGCGAGCTCGTGGTCTGTCAGTGACCATGCAGAAACTCGACCCTTATCTCAATGTCGATCCCGGCACCATGAACCCTTTCCAGCATGGCGAGGTTTTTGTCACCGATGACGGTGCGGAGACCGATCTGGACATTGGGCACTATGAGCGGTTCCTCGATGAAAACCTCGAAGGCTCGGCCAATGTCACCACTGGTCAGGTGTACTCCACGGTGATCGCTAAAGAGCGTCGCGGTGAGTACTTGGGTGATACCGTCCAGGTCATCCCGCATATCACCGACGAGATCAAGCGCCGGATGCGGTTGCCCGCCACTGAGCATCCAAGTAAGGCTCCGGACATTATTATCACCGAGATCGGTGGCACGGTCGGAGATATTGAATCGCAGCCCTTCCTGGAGGCCGCCCGCCAAGTTCGTCAGGACATCGGTCGTGCCAATGTTTTCTTCCTGCATGTCTCGTTGGTGCCGTATATCGGTCCTTCTCAGGAGCTGAAGACCAAGCCCACTCAGCACTCGGTGGCGGCGCTGCGTTCCATCGGTATTCAACCGGATGCCATCGTGATTCGCTCGGATCGCGAAGTGCCGGACGCGATGCGAGCCAAAATCGGCCGGATGTGCGATGTGGATACTGATGCGGTGATCAATGCCGCCGATGCACCAAGCATTTACGACATCCCCAAGACGCTGCACAGCCAAGGCCTTGACGCCTATATTGTGCGGGCCCTTGACTTGCCCTTCACCGATGTGGACTGGAGCACCTGGGATAAATTGCTCGACGCTGTGCACAACCCCTCCCACGAGGTTGAGGTGGCCCTAGTCGGCAAGTACATTGATCTGCCCGATGCTTATCTTTCGGTCACCGAGGCACTGCGTGCTGGCGGCTTCGCCAATAGCGCCAAGGTCGCGATCCGTTGGGTGCCTTCCGATTTGTGCTCCACTCCCGAAGGCGCCGCCAAAGCGCTCGACGGGGTTGACGCTATCTGCGTGCCTGGTGGCTTTGGGATTCGCGGCTTGGAAGGCAAGCTCGGTGCCTTGAGATTTGCTCGGGAGAACCAGCTGCCCGCGCTTGGCTTGTGCCTAGGTTTGCAGTGCATGGTGATTGAATACTCCCGCAATGTGCTCGGACTGGAAGGCGCTTCTTCCTCAGAGTTCGAACCGGACGCGCCGCATCACGTGATCGCCACCATGGAAGAACAGCTTGAGATTGTTGATGGCAAAGGCGACCTAGGTGGCACCATGCGGCTAGGACTCTACGAGGCTAAGTTGCTGGAGGGGTCCGTGGTCGCTGAGACTTATGGCGCCAATACTGCGAGCGAACGGCATCGGCACCGCTACGAAGTCAATAATAAATACCGACCCCAGCTCGCCGAGGCTGGCTTGGTCTTCTCCGGGACTTCTCCGGACGGCAAACTGGTGGAATACGTCGAATTGCCGCGTGAGGTGCATCCTTACTATGTTGCGACCCAGGCACACCCCGAACTCTCTTCACGTCCCACCCGACCCAATGCGCTCTTTATCGGCCTGGTCAAGGCGGCCTTGGTGCGGCAGAGCGAAACCCGGCTGCTGGAAGTCTGAGCGGAC is a window encoding:
- a CDS encoding TlyA family RNA methyltransferase, with amino-acid sequence MPRLDQELVSRGLARSRTQAAKLIAEGAVQIGAVKASKASQQIAAEQHVEVTASLSNRYVSRAAYKLLGALSCFPEVTVPGKTCLDAGASTGGFTQVLLEAGAASVFAVDVGHQQLVPELRDDPRVKVFEGLNVRDLQVSQLGSQAELTVADLSFISLKLVIDALAAATAPGGDLLLMVKPQFEVGKERLAKTGVVSAAAERRRAVSGVAESAVAAGLALRGLATSPLPGQDGNVEYFLWLSRIMPQQSKLGVQQFLAQHWPAEGSPKQAEGTE
- the recN gene encoding DNA repair protein RecN, yielding MIEEIRIRDLGVIAEATLPLEPGFNVVTGETGAGKTMVVTAVGLLLGARSDAGAVRLSAKAAAAEATVQLSNEHSVLQQVADAGGEIESFQGGAELLLTRTVAADGRSRAIVGGRTAPIAVLAEIGQQLVVVHGQSDQIRLKSAAAQREALDSFAGPKFAVALEEYQNRYQRWRQAQQELEHLRSQGRERAAQAAELSTALAEIDQVDPQPNEDEDLKVEAIKLSNVESLRLAAGQAQEALIASEYGDDVDASSLVDSAKRALEQVAEHDESLAAVAARVAELGYLIADAAAELSSYLSTLDADAPGRLAAIEDRRGELGALTRKYAPSIDEVLQWAAASRARLDELQDDSSRIEELQAEVEAADAELSVLSNELTQQRRSAAVELSTRVTKELAALAMAEAKLQIEVTDAARGPQGADEIAFLLQPHPGSPARPVGKGASGGELSRVMLAIEVVLAAVDPVPTFVFDEVDAGVGGKAAVEIGRRLAMLAKHVQVLVVTHLPQVAAFADNHIRVLKTSEGGFTSSDVRALGDAERVRELARMLAGQEDSANAQAHAQELLDEARG
- a CDS encoding CTP synthase is translated as MIGLNSVVQRSFSRFSSPSSNSSAALTRHIFVTGGVASSLGKGLTASSLGHLLRARGLSVTMQKLDPYLNVDPGTMNPFQHGEVFVTDDGAETDLDIGHYERFLDENLEGSANVTTGQVYSTVIAKERRGEYLGDTVQVIPHITDEIKRRMRLPATEHPSKAPDIIITEIGGTVGDIESQPFLEAARQVRQDIGRANVFFLHVSLVPYIGPSQELKTKPTQHSVAALRSIGIQPDAIVIRSDREVPDAMRAKIGRMCDVDTDAVINAADAPSIYDIPKTLHSQGLDAYIVRALDLPFTDVDWSTWDKLLDAVHNPSHEVEVALVGKYIDLPDAYLSVTEALRAGGFANSAKVAIRWVPSDLCSTPEGAAKALDGVDAICVPGGFGIRGLEGKLGALRFARENQLPALGLCLGLQCMVIEYSRNVLGLEGASSSEFEPDAPHHVIATMEEQLEIVDGKGDLGGTMRLGLYEAKLLEGSVVAETYGANTASERHRHRYEVNNKYRPQLAEAGLVFSGTSPDGKLVEYVELPREVHPYYVATQAHPELSSRPTRPNALFIGLVKAALVRQSETRLLEV
- a CDS encoding HAD-IIA family hydrolase, yielding MTQSLISGFDALLSDLDGVIYAGPEAIPGAVETLQRLRQDGLALGYITNNASRTAEQVAEHLRQLGAPANAAEVFGSAQAGAALLAEKVPRGAKVLVTGSQALAAEVESHGLQLVGSAEEQPDAVIQGFDPNLGWADLAEAAYAINAGALWVATNTDLTIPQSRGVAPGNGSLVDAVSNATGTRPSVAGKPQPTMFRLAAERLGAQRPLVVGDRLDTDILGGNRAQMATALVLTGIDSAWHALTAVSAERPNFLLGELAELGRVYPLVDRDGTGWRCRAAEASVADDRITISAPEGDLDGWRAACAAWWFEHPETEQTTAPRLNWQHG
- a CDS encoding DUF2867 domain-containing protein, with the translated sequence MEQPRFSSSALADMPRPDYADVIMVPVSSNSAASKVTDPEVWARTMFSAQTMPRWVVTLMSLRQMLVGLIGIKRAPRTVFDRIKVYGEEALIIADDSHLNFRCGVAFDAERLLLRTTTAVAFQNWRGRLYFLPVRVFHPLVVHAMMVRTVRELSRLS
- a CDS encoding NAD kinase produces the protein MSLERRVLILAHTGREDSMIAALQVCEQLQAAGLRAVMTAEDITDILTHFGPLQVPAQTLGQGVELAQLELVMVLGGDGTILRAAELVHGLDVPLLGVNLGHVGFLAESERADLAQTVDWVVKKTYTVEERMTIDVTLWVAGEKAAHTWALNEVSVEKSDRERMLEVVTEVDGRPLSAFGCDGVVMATPTGSTAYAFSAGGPVVWPGVDAMLMVPISAHALFAKPLVVSPQSRLAVEVLERNGAHGVMWCDGRRSWPLPPGSRIEVTRSNIPVRLARTSDVPFSARLVRKFQLPIQGWRGPVPEAERAGTKPIPVVRAKRRMPFNPGAQAAETTEMSARSETSGDLGSEGEATQ